The following are from one region of the Vitis riparia cultivar Riparia Gloire de Montpellier isolate 1030 chromosome 14, EGFV_Vit.rip_1.0, whole genome shotgun sequence genome:
- the LOC117929573 gene encoding UDP-glycosyltransferase 89A2-like yields the protein MRGQGKATGGIHTSKVMSGSAQTPIHILVFPYAAQGHMLPLLDLAHQLLLTYPNLTLTLVVTPKNLPFLNPLLSAHPTCVKTLVLEFPHHPSLPPGVENVKDIGNHGNVPIINALAKLHNPIFHWFNSHASPPVAIISDFFLGWTHHLAHQLRIPRITFYSSGAFLSSVSDHLWLNADTALSLPVVSFPQLPNTPSFRAEHLPSIYRFYRGSDPDWAFVRDCMTANTLSWGRVFNTFDALEGEYLDHLRTQMGHHRVWGVGPLNLPSGSGSMDRGNPSLESAAFDAVMGWLDGCPDGSVVYVCFGSQKLLKPNQVEALASGLEGSGGRFIWVMRAGSSPPDGFEERVGERGKVIKGWAPQVSILSHRAVGGFLSHCGWNSLIEGVVCGAMILGWPMEADQYVNAMRLVDNLGAAVRVCEGSEAVPDSAELGRKIAEAMSEDSPQKRRAKELRDKALGAVLPGGTSSRDLDALVQELVQLTLKQQV from the coding sequence ATGCGAGGACAGGGTAAGGCAACCGGTGGAATTCATACCTCCAAAGTCATGTCAGGTTCTGCACAAACACCCATTCACATTCTGGTGTTTCCATACGCTGCACAAGGCCACATGCTTCCGCTTCTAGATCTAGCCCATCAGTTGCTTCTCACTTACCCCAACCTAACCCTCACTCTGGTCGTCACTCCCAAGAACCTACCCTTCCTCAACCCTCTCCTCTCCGCCCACCCCACTTGTGTCAAAACCCTTGTCCTAGAATTTCCTCACCACCCCTCCCTCCCACCGGGGGTTGAGAACGTCAAGGACATTGGCAACCATGGCAACGTTCCCATCATCAACGCTCTCGCCAAGCTTCACAACCCTATTTTCCACTGGTTCAACTCCCATGCTTCACCTCCTGTTGCCATTATATCTGACTTCTTCCTCGGCTGGACCCACCACCTTGCCCACCAACTCCGTATCCCCAGAATCACCTTCTACTCCTCCGGCGCTTTTCTCTCATCTGTCAGTGACCACCTATGGCTTAACGCCGACACCGCCCTCTCTTTGCCCGTGGTTTCCTTTCCTCAACTTCCGAATACGCCGTCCTTCAGAGCCGAGCATTTGCCTTCTATCTACCGGTTCTACAGAGGATCCGATCCCGATTGGGCGTTCGTGAGGGATTGTATGACCGCTAATACCTTGAGTTGGGGGCGCGTGTTTAACACGTTTGATGCGTTGGAGGGCGAGTATTTAGACCATTTGAGGACCCAAATGGGTCACCACCGGGTCTGGGGTGTCGGACCGCTTAATTTGCCAAGCGGATCTGGATCCATGGATCGTGGAAACCCGAGTCTGGAGTCGGCTGCTTTCGATGCTGTGATGGGTTGGCTGGATGGTTGTCCTGATGGCTCGGTTGTGTACGTCTGCTTTGGGAGTCAAAAGCTGCTGAAACCCAACCAAGTAGAGGCTCTAGCATCTGGGCTGGAAGGGAGCGGCGGCCGATTCATATGGGTGATGAGAGCGGGTAGTTCGCCGCCAGATGGGTTTGAGGAGCGAGTAGGCGAGAGGGGAAAGGTAATAAAGGGATGGGCCCCGCAGGTGTCGATACTGAGTCACAGAGCGGTGGGTGGGTTCCTGAGTCACTGCGGATGGAACTCGCTCATAGAAGGGGTGGTGTGTGGTGCCATGATTCTGGGGTGGCCCATGGAGGCCGATCAGTACGTGAACGCGATGCGCTTGGTGGACAACTTGGGAGCTGCGGTGCGAGTGTGCGAGGGCAGCGAAGCCGTGCCTGACTCGGCTGAGTTGGGTAGGAAAATTGCTGAGGCCATGAGTGAGGACTCTCCCCAAAAGAGGAGGGCCAAGGAGTTGAGAGACAAGGCTTTGGGTGCAGTGCTACCCGGTGGCACCTCTTCAAGGGATTTGGATGCACTAGTCCAAGAGCTGGTCCAACTCACACTCAAGCAACAAGTTTAA